The genomic DNA GGCAGTGGGCCTTCAGGCCGCTGGTGGCGCTGCTCGAGCGGCTGACGTCGGAGGCGGTGCCCGTGGGCGGCACGGGGCCCGTCGTCGAGGAGGCTATCCGCTTCCGGCATGACCCGTCGCTCACCTTCAGCTCGGGTGACGTCAGCCGCATCCGCGTGCTGCCCCCGTCGGGCGAGCTGGAGGGCTCCGCGCGCGTGGTGGAGGTGATGACCACGTTCCTCGGGCTCACCGGCGCGGTGTCGCCGCTGCCGGACTACATCCCGGAGGAGATTGCCCAGGAGGACCCGGACTCCGCGCGCCGACGCGACTTCCTGGACCTGTTCCATCACCGGATGCTCTCGCTCCTGTACCGGGCGCTGTCGCGCTACTCGCTGCAGGCGGAGACGACGCGCGAGGGCAGCGATGTCTGGTCCCAGCGGCTGTTGTCGCTCGCCGGGCTGGACACCTATGAGCGCCCGTACCCGGGCCTGTTGTCCTCCGCGCAGCTCTTGCGCCTGGCGCCCCTGCTCGCCGCGCGCTCGCGCACGGCGGGGACGTTGGAGCTGGCGCTGACGGACGTGCTGGCGCCCGTGCTGGGCGAGGCGAAGGTGTCGCTGCGTCAGTTCTCGGGCCACTGGGTGGACATCGAGGCGGACAACCGGATGCGGCTGGGGCGGACGAACACGAACCTGAGCCGCACCGCGCTGCTCGGCTCGAAGATGTTCGACCGCTCGGGCAGCTTCGACATCCACATCGCGCCCCTGGAGGGGGACGTCTACCGGCGGCTGATGCCCGAGGGAGACTTGTCCCCGGTGGTGCGCGAGGTGGTGGACCTGGTTGTGAGAGACCCTCTGGACTGCTCGCTGGTGCTGGGCGTGCGCGAGGCGGAGCTGCCGCGCTTCCGTCTGGCGACCCAGTCGGCCTCCCGGTTGGGCCAGGACTGTTACCTGGGGCAGCGCCGGAGCGACACGCGTCTGCGCCTGCGCACCGTGCCGCTCCCGGCCGCCCCCCGCCGCGCCGCGCCGCCCTCGCCGTCATGACGCCGTCCTTTCGGTGTTCCCACCCGCCGCCAGCAAAAACCCTGGAGCGAAATCATGCGCGTTGAACCCAAGACCCTCGTACGGCGCCTGACGCCCTCGGCCACGCGGATGCTGGAGGCCGCCGTGTCGCGGGCGAGCACCGCGCGCTGCTACGAAATCATCCCCGAGCACCTGCTGCGCCAGCTGCTGGAGGACGAGGACGGCGAGGCCTCGCGGCTGTTGCGCCACTTCCAGGTGGACCGCGCGAAGGTCATCGGCTCCATCGAGGACGCGCTGCGCGAGCTGCGCACGGGCAACGCGGGCCGGCCCGTGTTCTCCGAGAGCCTGTTCCAGTGGTTCGAGGACGCGTGGCTGGTGGCCTCGCTGGAGCACGGGGCGGTGCGGCTGCGCTCGGGCACGCTGATGTGGCAGTGGATTGCGCGCTCCTCGCGCTACTCCGCGGAGTCCTATCCGGCGCTGGACGCCATCTCCGTGGAGGCGCTCAAGAAGGTCTTCGACGAGGTGGTCGGCGGCTCGAAGGAGGCGGCGGAGGTGGGCAGCGCGGCCTCGGCGGCGCCGGCGGCGGGAGGCGGACGGGGGGAGGAGGCCCTCACGCGCTTCACCAACTCCTTCACCCAGAAGGCGCGTGACGGGAAGATCGACCCCATCTTCGGACGCGACCGGGAGATTCGTCAGGTCATCGACGTGCTGGCGCGGCGGCGCAAGAACAACCCCATCATCGTGGGCGAGCCGGGCGTGGGGAAGACGGCGCTGGTGGAGGGGCTGGCGCGGGCCATCGTCGCGGGCGACGTGCCGGAGTCGATGCGCAACCTGGAGGTGCTCGGGTTGGACCTGGGCGCGCTGCAGGCGGGCGCGGGGGTGCGCGGGGAGTTCGAGAACCGGCTCAAGGCGGTCATCTCCGAGGTGAAGGGCTCGCCCAAGCCCATCATCCTCTTCATCGACGAGGCGCACACGCTCATCGGCGCGGGAGGCCAGCAGGGCGGCGGCGACGCGGCGAACCTGCTCAAGCCGGAGCTGGCGCGCGGCGAGCTGCGCACCATCGCGGCCACCACGTGGGCCGAGTACAAGAAGTACTTCGAGAAGGACGCCGCGCTGGAGCGGCGCTTCCAGCCCATCAAGGTGGACGAGCCGTCGGAGGAGGACGCGGTGCTGATGCTGCGCGGCCTGACGCCGACGTATGCGCAGTCCCACGGCATCACCATCCGCGACGAGGCGGTGGTGGCCGCGGTGGAGCTGTCCCACCGCTACATCTCCGGGCGGCAGCTGCCGGACAAGGCGGTGGACCTGCTCGACACGGCGGCGGCGCGCGTGAAGATCGAGCAGAGCGCCCGGCCGGACGAGCTGGTGGAGGCGGAGTCCCGGCTGGCGGCGCTGGAGCGTGAGCTGGGGGTGCGCGAGCGGGAACTCGCCGCGGGGCACGTGCCGAAGGAGGAGGACGAGGGGCCGACGCTGGAGGAGAAGCTCTCCGCCACGCGCGACCAGGTGGCCACGGTGAAGGCCCGCTGGGAGCAGGAGCGGGCGGCGGTGGACGAGGTGAAGAAGGCCCGCGCGGCGCTGGAGGCGGCGGAGCCCGGCGCGGACACCGCGAAGCTGAAGGCGGACGTGGCCCAGGCGCGCGCGAAGCTGGAGACGCTGCAGGGCGAGTCGCCGCTGATTCACGTGGAGGTGGACCCGGACGTGGTGGCGCGCGTGGTGGCGGGGTGGACGGGCGTGCCGGTGGGCAAGCTGCGCAGCAGCTCCGTGGGCGCGGTGCTCTCGCTGGAGCAGACCCTGCGCTCGCGGGTGCGGGGCCAGGACGCGGCGCTGCGCGCGGTGGCGGAGACGCTGCGCATGTCGCACGCGGGCATCCGCAACCCGAACACGCCCATCGGCGTGCTGCTCTTCGTGGGGCCCAGCGGCGTGGGCAAGACGGAGACGGCGCTGGCGCTGGCGGACTCGCTCTACGGCGGGGACCGCTTCCTCACCACCATCAACATGTCGGAGTTCCAGGAGAAGCACACCGTCTCGCGGCTCATCGGCTCGCCGCCCGGCTACGTGGGCTACGGCGAGGGTGGCGTGCTCACGGAGGCGGTGCGCCAGCGGCCGTACTCCGTCGTCCTCCTGGACGAGTGCGAGAAGGCGGACCTGGAGGTGATGAACCTCTTCTACCAGGTGTTCGACAAGGGCATGTTGTCCGACGGCGAGGGGCGGCTCATCGACTTCCGCAACACGGTGGTCATCCTCACCAGCAACCTGGCCACGGACGCGCTGATGCAGCTGTACGCGGGCCCGGAGGCGCCGAGCACGGACACGGTGAGCGAGACCATCCGCCCCATCCTCAGCCGGCACTTCAAGCCCGCGCTGCTGGCGCGCATGTCGGTGGTGCCGTTCCTGCCCATCGCCCGGGACGTGCTCAAGCAGATCGCCGAGATGAAACTTTCAGCCCTGGCGGAGCGGCTGCACACGTCGCACCGGGTCAAGACGGAGTTCGCCCCGGAGGTGTACGAGGAGTTCGCCCGGCGCTGCCAGGACAACGACTCGGGGGCGCGCAATGTGGACCACGTGCTGCGCGCCTCGCTGATGCCCCGGCTGTCGTTGGAGGTCCTGGAGCGGCTCGCCGCGGGAGGCGTCCCGAGCCGCCTGCGGGTGGGCCTGGGGGCCGGGGGCGAGTGGGACCTCGCATTCTCAGACACGTGACAGTCGGGTGGTGCATCTCGGACCTGGGGGAGGGATGATGCCTCCCGCCGGGCCGTGACGAACTCTCACGAGGTACACCCCCGGGGGGGCGCCCCCCCACCGCTTCGGGATAGGAGTGAGCCGTGCTGCCCCTCGTCATCCGCATCAAGGACCTGGAGACGCAGCCGCCGAAGGAGCGGCAGTATGTCTTCACGCATTCGCCTGTCCGCATCGGTCGCAACCAGCTCAACGACATCTCCATCCCGAAGACGTTCGTGTCGCTGTTTCATGCGCTCGTGCGGTTCAACCCGAAGTCCATCCACGTGGTGGACCTGGGCTCGACGAATGGCTTGAGCATCGACGGGCGGCGCATCGACAAGAACGTCCCGGTGCGGGTGGGCGAGGAGACGCGGGTCACCATCGGCACCATCGAGATGCGCTTGTCGCGGGAGGCCGCGGCGTCGGTGGGGGATGGGCAGTCGCGCATGACGCAGTTCCGCGCGCTGGCCACGCTACAGGGCCCCGATGACGGGACGCCCATGAGCTTCAAGCCGACGCCGGTGCAGGGGCGCGAGCAGGTGGTGGCCACCTCCATGCTGCCCGCCCTGAGCGACGCGGCGATTTCACAGGCCCGCCGCCAGGACGAGGTGAGCCCGCGCACGCTGCTGGTGCCGGCGCTCGACGAGGAGCTGGAGGGGCAGGACCCGGGGCAGCGGACCATCGTCTCCGGCATCCCCATTCCGGACCCCGAGCCGCCGACGGCTCCGGCCGGACGCCGCGCGACGAGCAACAGCGTGCGCGTGGTGGCGCCGCAGCCCGCCGCGTCCTCGAGCAGCGGCTTGCAGAGCACCATCCAGCAGCTGGTGCCGCTCTACAACGCGTATCGCGGCGCGTGGCAGACGCTGCACGAGTCCATGGTCCGTCAGGCGGGCACGCTGCCGGAGGCGGACCGCGCGTCGCTCATCGCGCAGCTGCAGCGGCGCCTGCCCGGGGTGGCGTACGAGCCGCAGTTCGGGCAGTTCGCGCGCTCGTTGGGGGTGGCGCTGCCGCAGTCGTCCGGGGGCAACTCACAGGTGACGCCGGTGCCGGTGGCGCCTGGGGGCGCCAATCGGCTGGATGTGATGGCGCGGGAGTTGTTGGGACAGTTCGTGCGCTCGTACCTGCCGGGGAGCAAGGGATTGGAGTCGGGGGCGGACATCGACCGGTTCCTGGACCGGTTGGCGGACGTGCTGGAGACGTTCGGCCGCGCCTTCGTGGAGCTGCGGCAGGGGCATGACCAGTTCGGTCAGGAGATGGCGGTGATGCTGCCGCGGGACGTGACGCCGCTCTCCAAGAGTCGCAACACGCGCGAGGTGTTGCGCTACCTGCTGGACTGGAAGGCGCCGGACAGCGCGGAGCGGGTGCAGGAGCTGATGGGCGGGTTCGTGGACGTGATGATCCACCAGATTGCCTTGCTCAACGGCATGCGCGAGGGCGTGAAGGACCTGCTCCAGCGCTTGTTGCCGGGCGAGTTGGAGGGGAGCAAGGGGGGCTCGTTCCTCTCGCGGCTGTGGCCGTTCCAGGCGTCGCGCAGGCTCAAGCGACTGGAGGAGCGGGTCCGGACGTTGATGGAGGAGGAGCGCGAGCTGAGCGCGGTGTTGTTCGGACCGGAGTTCGCGAAGGCGTACCACGCCATCGTGGGCGACGCGGCGAACAAGAGTGGTGACGGGGAGGTCTCAGTGGTGTCCAAGCGCCGGGCTCGGGAGTCATCAGGGACATGAGGAAGACACGGTTGTTGAAGTGGGGTGGGGTGTTGGGGTGCGCGTTGGCGCTGGCCGGGTGCAAGAGCACCGCGCCGGTGCGCGCGGCGCCGGCGGTGGCGGCGTTGTGTTTCTCGGAGCGGCCCACGGGGGTGCACGCGCTGTCTCCGGACCAGTGGCGGGCGGAGGTGCTCTATCCGTTGCTGCTGAGTGGTTACGACACGCGGACGTGGCAGGTGGCCACGCCCGTCACGGACTGCATGGGGACGCCGGTGCTCTGGCAGGACCCTGCGCCGGGGGAGTGCGTGGAGGCGGGCTCCACGGCGGCGATGTTGCCTCCGACGACGCTGACGGCGGGGGACGTGGTGGTGAGTGAAATCCGGCCGGAGCTGCGGCTGGTGTGGGCGGTGGCGCGTCACTTCGCGGATGGCGAGGGGCTGGGGCCGGTGGCGTTGGTGGAGTCGACGCCGCGAGGGTTGGCGGTGAAGGCGTTGGGGGTGCTGCGCTCGCGGACGAAGAACGCGAAGCTGCGGTTGGAGCGGATGGGCGGGGTGGAGATGCTGGTGGCGGAGGGGGAGCGGTGCGCGGGGCCGATGGGGACGGCGTGCCAGCGCGCGGTGCGGGTGTTGTTGCAGCGGGGCAATCGCTTCATCAACGAGCCGGTGTTGACGGCGGAGGGGGCGTGCGCGAGCCCGGCGCTCTTCCAGTTGAACCGGACGGCGTCGCGCTCGTTGCC from Myxococcus guangdongensis includes the following:
- the tssG gene encoding type VI secretion system baseplate subunit TssG translates to MSERPGQWAFRPLVALLERLTSEAVPVGGTGPVVEEAIRFRHDPSLTFSSGDVSRIRVLPPSGELEGSARVVEVMTTFLGLTGAVSPLPDYIPEEIAQEDPDSARRRDFLDLFHHRMLSLLYRALSRYSLQAETTREGSDVWSQRLLSLAGLDTYERPYPGLLSSAQLLRLAPLLAARSRTAGTLELALTDVLAPVLGEAKVSLRQFSGHWVDIEADNRMRLGRTNTNLSRTALLGSKMFDRSGSFDIHIAPLEGDVYRRLMPEGDLSPVVREVVDLVVRDPLDCSLVLGVREAELPRFRLATQSASRLGQDCYLGQRRSDTRLRLRTVPLPAAPRRAAPPSPS
- the tssH gene encoding type VI secretion system ATPase TssH, coding for MRVEPKTLVRRLTPSATRMLEAAVSRASTARCYEIIPEHLLRQLLEDEDGEASRLLRHFQVDRAKVIGSIEDALRELRTGNAGRPVFSESLFQWFEDAWLVASLEHGAVRLRSGTLMWQWIARSSRYSAESYPALDAISVEALKKVFDEVVGGSKEAAEVGSAASAAPAAGGGRGEEALTRFTNSFTQKARDGKIDPIFGRDREIRQVIDVLARRRKNNPIIVGEPGVGKTALVEGLARAIVAGDVPESMRNLEVLGLDLGALQAGAGVRGEFENRLKAVISEVKGSPKPIILFIDEAHTLIGAGGQQGGGDAANLLKPELARGELRTIAATTWAEYKKYFEKDAALERRFQPIKVDEPSEEDAVLMLRGLTPTYAQSHGITIRDEAVVAAVELSHRYISGRQLPDKAVDLLDTAAARVKIEQSARPDELVEAESRLAALERELGVRERELAAGHVPKEEDEGPTLEEKLSATRDQVATVKARWEQERAAVDEVKKARAALEAAEPGADTAKLKADVAQARAKLETLQGESPLIHVEVDPDVVARVVAGWTGVPVGKLRSSSVGAVLSLEQTLRSRVRGQDAALRAVAETLRMSHAGIRNPNTPIGVLLFVGPSGVGKTETALALADSLYGGDRFLTTINMSEFQEKHTVSRLIGSPPGYVGYGEGGVLTEAVRQRPYSVVLLDECEKADLEVMNLFYQVFDKGMLSDGEGRLIDFRNTVVILTSNLATDALMQLYAGPEAPSTDTVSETIRPILSRHFKPALLARMSVVPFLPIARDVLKQIAEMKLSALAERLHTSHRVKTEFAPEVYEEFARRCQDNDSGARNVDHVLRASLMPRLSLEVLERLAAGGVPSRLRVGLGAGGEWDLAFSDT
- a CDS encoding FHA domain-containing protein; the protein is MLPLVIRIKDLETQPPKERQYVFTHSPVRIGRNQLNDISIPKTFVSLFHALVRFNPKSIHVVDLGSTNGLSIDGRRIDKNVPVRVGEETRVTIGTIEMRLSREAAASVGDGQSRMTQFRALATLQGPDDGTPMSFKPTPVQGREQVVATSMLPALSDAAISQARRQDEVSPRTLLVPALDEELEGQDPGQRTIVSGIPIPDPEPPTAPAGRRATSNSVRVVAPQPAASSSSGLQSTIQQLVPLYNAYRGAWQTLHESMVRQAGTLPEADRASLIAQLQRRLPGVAYEPQFGQFARSLGVALPQSSGGNSQVTPVPVAPGGANRLDVMARELLGQFVRSYLPGSKGLESGADIDRFLDRLADVLETFGRAFVELRQGHDQFGQEMAVMLPRDVTPLSKSRNTREVLRYLLDWKAPDSAERVQELMGGFVDVMIHQIALLNGMREGVKDLLQRLLPGELEGSKGGSFLSRLWPFQASRRLKRLEERVRTLMEEERELSAVLFGPEFAKAYHAIVGDAANKSGDGEVSVVSKRRARESSGT